One Loxodonta africana isolate mLoxAfr1 chromosome 6, mLoxAfr1.hap2, whole genome shotgun sequence DNA window includes the following coding sequences:
- the PPP1R7 gene encoding protein phosphatase 1 regulatory subunit 7 isoform X4, translating into MAAERGSGQQQSQEMMEVDRRVESEESGDEEGKKHSSGIVADLSAQSLKDKEERSEEDPGEEQELPVDMEAINLDGDAEDVDLNHYRIGKIEGFEVLKKVKTLCLRQNLIKCIENLEALQSLRELDLYDNQIKKMENLEALTGLEILDISFNLLRNIEGIDKLTQLKKLFLVNNKINKIENISNLHQLQMLELGSNRIRAIENIDTLTNLDSLFLGKNKITKLQNLDALTNLTVLSMQSNRLTKIEGLQSLVNLRELYLSHNGIEVIEGLENNNKLTMLDLASNRIKKIENVSHLTELQEFWPGSI; encoded by the exons ATGGCGGCGGAACGCGGCTCGGGGCAGCAACAGTCGCAGGAGATGATGGAGG TCGACAGGCGGGTCGAATCCGAGGAGTCAGGGGATGAGGAAGGGAAGAAGCACAGCAGTGGCATCGTGGCTGACCTGAGCGCTCAGAGCCTGAAGGACAAAGAGGAGCGCAGCGAAGAGGACCCAGGAG aGGAACAAGAGCTGCCTGTAGACATGGAAGCCATCAACCTAGACGGTGATGCCGAG GATGTGGATCTAAATCATTACCGAATTGGAAAAATTGAAGGATTCGAGGTGCTGAAGAAAGTGAAG ACTCTTTGCCTCCGTCAGAACTTAATCAAATGCATTGAGAACCTGGAGGCACTGCAGAGCCTTCGAGAGCTGGATCTCTACGACAACCAGATCAAGAAGATGGAGAACCTGGAGGCGTTAACAGGGCTGGA GATTCTGGATATTTCTTTTAACCTGCTGAGAAACATCGAAGGCATTGACAAGTTGACGCAACTAAAAAAACTCTTTTTAGtcaacaataaaattaataaaattgagaaCATAAGCAACTTGCATCAGCTACAGATGTTGGAGCTGGGATCCAATCGCATCCGG GCAATCGAAAACATCGACACATTAACCAATCTTGACAGTTTGTTTCTGGGGAAAAACAAAATTACTAAACTTCAGAACTTGGATGCACTTACCAACCTCACCGTCCTCAGTATGCAG AGCAACCGGCTGACCAAGATCGAGGGGCTGCAGAGCCTGGTGAACCTGCGGGAGCTCTACCTCAGCCACAATGGCATCGAGGTCATCGAAGGCCTGGAGAACAAT AACAAACTCACGATGTTGGATCTTGCATCAAATAGAATCAAAAAGATTGAAAATGTCAGCCATCTAACAGAGCTGCAGGAATTCTGG
- the PPP1R7 gene encoding protein phosphatase 1 regulatory subunit 7 isoform X3: MAAERGSGQQQSQEMMEVDRRVESEESGDEEGKKHSSGIVADLSAQSLKDKEERSEEDPGEEQELPVDMEAINLDGDAEDVDLNHYRIGKIEGFEVLKKVKTLCLRQNLIKCIENLEALQSLRELDLYDNQIKKMENLEALTGLEILDISFNLLRNIEGIDKLTQLKKLFLVNNKINKIENISNLHQLQMLELGSNRIRAIENIDTLTNLDSLFLGKNKITKLQNLDALTNLTVLSMQSNRLTKIEGLQSLVNLRELYLSHNGIEVIEGLENNNKLTMLDLASNRIKKIENVSHLTELQEFWGLIPPENVSQVCRTESHHPCF; the protein is encoded by the exons ATGGCGGCGGAACGCGGCTCGGGGCAGCAACAGTCGCAGGAGATGATGGAGG TCGACAGGCGGGTCGAATCCGAGGAGTCAGGGGATGAGGAAGGGAAGAAGCACAGCAGTGGCATCGTGGCTGACCTGAGCGCTCAGAGCCTGAAGGACAAAGAGGAGCGCAGCGAAGAGGACCCAGGAG aGGAACAAGAGCTGCCTGTAGACATGGAAGCCATCAACCTAGACGGTGATGCCGAG GATGTGGATCTAAATCATTACCGAATTGGAAAAATTGAAGGATTCGAGGTGCTGAAGAAAGTGAAG ACTCTTTGCCTCCGTCAGAACTTAATCAAATGCATTGAGAACCTGGAGGCACTGCAGAGCCTTCGAGAGCTGGATCTCTACGACAACCAGATCAAGAAGATGGAGAACCTGGAGGCGTTAACAGGGCTGGA GATTCTGGATATTTCTTTTAACCTGCTGAGAAACATCGAAGGCATTGACAAGTTGACGCAACTAAAAAAACTCTTTTTAGtcaacaataaaattaataaaattgagaaCATAAGCAACTTGCATCAGCTACAGATGTTGGAGCTGGGATCCAATCGCATCCGG GCAATCGAAAACATCGACACATTAACCAATCTTGACAGTTTGTTTCTGGGGAAAAACAAAATTACTAAACTTCAGAACTTGGATGCACTTACCAACCTCACCGTCCTCAGTATGCAG AGCAACCGGCTGACCAAGATCGAGGGGCTGCAGAGCCTGGTGAACCTGCGGGAGCTCTACCTCAGCCACAATGGCATCGAGGTCATCGAAGGCCTGGAGAACAAT AACAAACTCACGATGTTGGATCTTGCATCAAATAGAATCAAAAAGATTGAAAATGTCAGCCATCTAACAGAGCTGCAGGAATTCTGG